From Streptomyces asiaticus, one genomic window encodes:
- a CDS encoding dienelactone hydrolase family protein → MTAVADTSTIVLFHSAYGLRPAVHEAADRLRAAGHEVVVPDLYEGETAETVEDGMVIKERIGRDELLKRAITAAAPYSDRGLVYAGFSLGGSLAQNLALGDDKARGLLLLHGTSDIADDAAADDLPVQLHVADPDPFEPHDWLNAWYLRMRRAGADVEVFRYGGAGHIFTDPELPDYDKEAAEATWRVALGFLASL, encoded by the coding sequence GTGACGGCGGTGGCCGATACCTCGACGATTGTGCTGTTCCACTCCGCGTACGGGCTGCGGCCCGCCGTGCACGAGGCGGCCGACCGGCTGCGCGCGGCCGGGCATGAGGTGGTCGTGCCGGACCTGTACGAGGGGGAGACCGCCGAGACCGTCGAGGACGGCATGGTGATCAAGGAGCGGATCGGCCGCGACGAGCTGCTGAAACGGGCCATCACCGCCGCCGCGCCGTACTCGGACCGCGGGCTGGTCTACGCCGGGTTCTCGCTCGGCGGCTCCCTGGCGCAGAATCTGGCGCTGGGCGACGACAAGGCGCGCGGACTGCTCCTGCTGCACGGCACCTCGGACATCGCCGACGACGCCGCGGCCGACGACCTGCCGGTGCAGCTGCATGTGGCCGACCCCGACCCGTTCGAGCCGCACGACTGGCTGAACGCCTGGTATCTGCGGATGCGGCGGGCCGGTGCCGATGTGGAGGTCTTCCGCTACGGCGGGGCCGGGCACATCTTCACCGACCCCGAGCTGCCGGACTACGACAAGGAGGCCGCCGAGGCCACCTGGAGGGTGGCACTCGGCTTCCTGGCGAGCCTCTGA
- a CDS encoding NYN domain-containing protein, with translation MDRCVVLVDAGYLLGAAASLLAGEPARSRISVDHATLIQGLRERAEVETERPLLRIYWFDGAPDRVPQPEHRRLRVMPRVTVRLGALTRSDGRWAQKGVDAAMHAELTELARNRACSDIVLVTGDGDLLPGLMSAKEHGVAVHLWAVQAAGGDYNQSEDLVAEADERRVLDRAWITRAVRAKELPGPCAPVSEPRPEIAAILSAPLPETATAAAAAAAAAAASPGAAEAAPGRNGAARPGADGSGPADASGRPAAAAAEAGADVAAGAGAKVVPTPKDLADLGRGPAGPGGQADRPAAGATLRWSSDKGWVDRGPGSGVGEPPETANLPMLAQLTSAEQRWADREEDITAVSGDPFEVGQVFARRWTERLADSGHLQQLSTEYPRIPHRIDGELLRYAARFGLLAHKDDQIDEHDRYAIRAGFWREIDLRSAAEHAQTGG, from the coding sequence GTGGACCGCTGCGTCGTCCTGGTGGACGCCGGGTACCTGCTGGGCGCCGCCGCGAGCCTGCTGGCCGGGGAGCCCGCCCGATCGCGCATCTCCGTCGACCACGCGACCCTCATCCAGGGCCTGCGGGAACGGGCCGAGGTCGAGACCGAACGTCCGCTGCTGCGGATCTACTGGTTCGACGGCGCCCCCGACCGCGTACCCCAGCCCGAGCACCGGCGGCTGCGGGTGATGCCCCGGGTGACCGTGCGGCTCGGCGCGCTCACCCGCAGCGACGGCCGCTGGGCCCAGAAGGGCGTGGACGCCGCCATGCACGCCGAGCTCACCGAGCTCGCCCGCAACCGGGCCTGCTCCGACATCGTCCTCGTCACCGGCGACGGGGACCTGCTGCCCGGGCTGATGTCGGCCAAGGAGCACGGGGTCGCCGTCCACCTCTGGGCGGTGCAGGCCGCCGGCGGGGACTACAACCAGTCCGAGGACCTCGTGGCCGAGGCCGATGAGCGGCGCGTCCTGGACCGCGCCTGGATCACCCGGGCGGTGCGCGCCAAGGAGCTTCCCGGGCCCTGTGCGCCCGTCTCCGAGCCGCGCCCGGAGATCGCGGCCATTCTCTCCGCCCCGCTGCCGGAGACCGCCACGGCCGCCGCTGCCGCTGCTGCCGCGGCTGCGGCGTCGCCCGGCGCGGCGGAGGCGGCCCCCGGCCGCAATGGCGCCGCCCGGCCCGGCGCTGATGGGAGCGGCCCGGCCGACGCCTCCGGGCGTCCCGCCGCCGCGGCCGCCGAGGCGGGCGCGGACGTCGCGGCGGGGGCCGGGGCCAAGGTCGTGCCCACCCCCAAGGACCTCGCCGACCTGGGCCGCGGCCCCGCCGGGCCCGGCGGCCAGGCGGACCGGCCGGCGGCGGGCGCCACGCTGCGCTGGTCCTCCGACAAGGGCTGGGTCGACCGGGGCCCCGGCTCCGGGGTGGGGGAGCCGCCGGAGACCGCCAACCTCCCCATGCTGGCCCAGCTCACCAGCGCCGAGCAGCGCTGGGCCGACCGCGAGGAGGACATCACCGCGGTCAGCGGCGACCCGTTCGAGGTCGGCCAGGTCTTCGCGCGCCGCTGGACCGAACGGCTCGCCGATTCGGGCCATCTCCAGCAGCTCTCCACGGAGTACCCCCGCATCCCGCACCGCATCGACGGTGAACTGCTGCGCTACGCGGCCCGCTTCGGGCTGCTGGCCCACAAGGACGACCAGATCGACGAGCACGACCGCTATGCGATCCGGGCGGGTTTCTGGCGCGAGATCGACCTCCGCTCGGCGGCGGAGCACGCCCAGACCGGCGGCTAG
- a CDS encoding thioredoxin domain-containing protein has protein sequence MWPGQQPPGGERDPQQNPYQQPGQPPPPDQPPGFPPAPPPPQGPPPGPGGGPWGGAPGTPGAPGAPGPADRQRKGGLTAVIAVAAAAAVVAGVLVVTDDDKGSRGGSSDDVVQGPPGAPGSGGSDGSGEPDRSGGSQGPGNLVTPAHSSGPGGTTVVIGEAGAKHTLDVYEDLRCPPCASFDQAVGPTIAKDIKAGTYKVSFHFAAILDKNMGGSGSANALSALGAALDVSPDTFLDYKAALMSSKNHPEESEDSYADDDQLLTVSQEVYALKTNASFREALREGTYDPWAKKMIADFDASGVSGTPTVKLDGSQLTGSGGSTPATAAEFTDAVDKQLKG, from the coding sequence ATGTGGCCTGGACAGCAGCCGCCGGGGGGCGAGCGAGACCCGCAGCAGAATCCGTACCAGCAGCCGGGTCAGCCGCCGCCCCCGGATCAGCCTCCGGGCTTCCCGCCCGCTCCCCCGCCACCCCAGGGCCCCCCGCCGGGCCCGGGTGGCGGGCCCTGGGGCGGCGCTCCCGGCACCCCAGGCGCCCCTGGCGCCCCCGGCCCGGCGGACCGGCAGCGCAAGGGCGGCCTTACGGCCGTCATCGCGGTGGCGGCCGCCGCCGCGGTGGTCGCGGGCGTTCTCGTGGTCACGGATGACGACAAGGGCTCGCGGGGCGGCTCGTCGGACGATGTCGTCCAGGGCCCGCCGGGAGCGCCGGGCTCCGGCGGCTCGGACGGATCCGGGGAGCCGGACCGCTCCGGTGGCTCACAGGGCCCGGGAAACCTCGTCACGCCCGCCCACAGCTCCGGGCCCGGCGGCACCACCGTGGTGATCGGCGAGGCCGGGGCCAAGCACACCCTCGACGTCTACGAGGACCTGCGCTGCCCGCCGTGCGCCTCCTTCGACCAGGCGGTCGGGCCGACCATCGCCAAGGACATCAAGGCCGGCACGTACAAGGTCTCGTTCCACTTCGCCGCCATCCTCGACAAGAACATGGGCGGCAGCGGCTCCGCGAACGCCCTGAGCGCCCTCGGGGCGGCCCTGGACGTGAGCCCCGACACCTTCCTCGACTACAAGGCCGCGCTGATGTCGTCGAAGAACCACCCCGAGGAGAGCGAGGACTCCTACGCCGACGACGACCAGCTGCTGACCGTCTCCCAGGAGGTGTACGCCCTCAAGACGAACGCCTCCTTCCGGGAGGCTCTACGCGAGGGCACCTACGACCCCTGGGCGAAGAAGATGATCGCCGACTTCGACGCCTCCGGGGTGAGCGGCACCCCCACCGTCAAGCTCGACGGCTCCCAGCTCACCGGGAGTGGCGGCTCGACTCCCGCGACCGCGGCGGAGTTCACAGACGCGGTGGACAAGCAGCTCAAGGGGTGA
- a CDS encoding DUF2252 domain-containing protein: MSTQQTQAEQRGEHILAVFDTAFGELLAADPAAFRVKFRKMAASAFAFYRGTACLFYSDVERERSGGPYLDDRTSRVWIHGDLHAENFGTYMDANGRLIFNVNDFDEAYVGPFTWDLKRFAASVALIGYTKALSDEKITELVRTYAAAYRERVHALATGAKNDEVPPFTLETAEGPLLDALRDARSLTRFGLLDSMTEIRDFERRFAAGGGAIELDAATRYKVLAAFDGYLETLPESSLSRPDSYRVKDVVGRRGIGIGSAGLPSYNILLEGNSDALENDVVIYMKQGQTPAVSRHITDEQVRSYFHHEGHRTVISQRALQAHADPWLGWTELDGAGQLVAEVSPYAVDLDWSDIDDPAEIAAVVADLGRATATMHAAADDQSGHSLVPFSTERAIDAVIAADEDGFAELLVDFAHSYGARARADHQIFVDLFRNGRIPGL; this comes from the coding sequence ATGTCGACCCAGCAGACCCAGGCGGAACAGCGCGGCGAGCACATCCTCGCCGTATTCGACACCGCCTTCGGCGAGCTGCTCGCCGCCGACCCGGCCGCCTTCCGCGTCAAGTTCCGGAAGATGGCCGCCTCGGCGTTCGCGTTCTACCGCGGCACCGCCTGCCTGTTCTATTCCGATGTGGAGCGGGAGCGCTCCGGCGGGCCGTACTTGGACGACCGCACCAGCCGGGTGTGGATCCACGGCGACCTCCACGCCGAGAACTTCGGCACCTACATGGACGCCAACGGCCGGCTGATCTTCAATGTGAACGACTTCGACGAGGCGTATGTCGGCCCCTTCACCTGGGACCTCAAGCGCTTCGCCGCCTCCGTGGCGCTCATCGGCTACACCAAGGCGCTCAGCGACGAGAAGATCACCGAGCTGGTGCGGACGTACGCCGCCGCCTACCGCGAGCGCGTCCACGCCCTGGCCACCGGCGCCAAGAACGACGAGGTGCCGCCCTTCACCCTGGAGACCGCGGAGGGCCCGCTGCTGGACGCGCTGCGCGACGCCCGCTCGCTGACCCGCTTCGGGCTGCTGGACTCGATGACCGAGATCCGCGACTTCGAGCGCCGCTTCGCGGCCGGCGGCGGGGCCATCGAGCTGGACGCGGCCACCCGCTACAAGGTCCTGGCCGCCTTCGACGGCTATCTGGAGACGCTCCCCGAGTCCAGTCTCTCGCGCCCGGACTCCTACCGCGTCAAGGACGTGGTGGGCCGCCGGGGCATCGGCATCGGCAGCGCCGGGCTCCCCTCGTACAACATCCTTCTGGAGGGCAACAGCGACGCCCTGGAGAACGATGTGGTGATCTACATGAAGCAGGGGCAGACCCCTGCGGTCTCCCGGCACATCACCGATGAGCAGGTGCGGTCGTACTTCCACCACGAGGGCCACCGCACGGTGATCTCCCAGCGCGCGCTCCAGGCCCACGCCGACCCGTGGCTGGGCTGGACCGAGCTGGACGGGGCGGGGCAGCTGGTGGCCGAGGTGTCGCCGTACGCGGTGGACCTGGACTGGTCCGACATCGACGACCCGGCCGAGATCGCGGCGGTCGTGGCCGACCTGGGCCGGGCCACGGCCACCATGCACGCGGCCGCGGACGACCAGAGCGGCCACTCCCTGGTGCCGTTCTCCACCGAGCGCGCCATCGACGCGGTGATCGCCGCCGACGAGGACGGCTTCGCCGAGCTCCTGGTGGACTTCGCGCACTCTTACGGTGCCCGCGCCCGGGCCGACCACCAGATCTTCGTGGACCTCTTCCGCAACGGCCGCATCCCCGGCCTCTGA
- the dnaE gene encoding DNA polymerase III subunit alpha, translating into MTKPPFTHLHVHTQYSLLDGAARLKDMFNACNEMGMTHIAMTDHGNLHGAYDFYQQAMGAGVTPIIGIEAYVAPESRRYKRRVQWGQPHQKRDDVSGSGGYTHKTIWASNKTGLHNLFRLSSDAYMEGYFVKWPRMDKETIAQWSEGLIASTGCPSGELQTRLRLGQFDEALKAASEYQDIFGKDRYFLELMDHGIEIERRVRDGLLEIGKKLGIPPLVTNDSHYTYSRESAAHDALLCVQTGKNLSDPDRFRFDGTGYYLKSTDEMYAIDSSDAWQEGCRNTLLVAEQIDNTGWFEKRDLMPRFDVPEGYTEVTWFQEEVRKGMAKRFPGGVPEDRQKLAEYEMDVIIQMGFPGYFLVVADFIMWAKNNGIAVGPGRGSAAGSIVSYALGITDLDPVEHGLIFERFLNPERVSMPDVDIDFDERRRGEVIRYVTEKYGADKVAQIGTYGTIKAKNAIKDSARVLGYPYAMGDRITKAMPADVLGKGIPLSGITDEKHPRYSEAGEVRGMYENEPDVKKVIDTARGIEGLVRQMGVHAAGVIMSSETVTDHVPVFSPKNDGQVVTQWDYPTCESLGLLKMDFLGLRNLTIMDDAVKMVRANKGIDLKLLDLSLDDPKTFELLCRGDTLGVFQFDGGPMRSLLRMMKPDHFEDISAVSALYRPGPMGMNSHINYALRKNGQQEITPIHPELEEPLKEVLGITYGLIVYQEQVQKAAQVLAGYSLGQADLLRRAMGKKKQEVLDKEFVPFQKGCRERGYSDEAIQAVWDVLVPFAGYAFNKAHSSAYGLVTYWTAYLKANYPAEYMAALLTSVRDDKDKSAVYLNECRRMGIKVLPPNVNESEANFTAQGDDVILFGLTAVRNVGQNVVEAIIRGRKAKGKYASFPDYLDKVEAVVCNKRTTESLIKAGAFDEMGHTRKGLMAHYEALIDNVVAVKRKEAEGQFDLFGGMGGDGGDGDGPGFGLDVEFADVEWDKTYLLAQEREMLGLYVSDHPLFGIEHVLNEKADAAISALTGGEHADGAIVTIGGIISGLQRKMTKQGNAWAIATVEDLAGSIECMFFPATYQLVSTQLIEDVVVFVKGRLDKREDVPRLVAMELMVPDLSEAGADAPVTITIPTVKVTPPLVEKLGEVLTHHRGSTEVRIKLQGARKTTVLRLDRHRVTADPALFGDLKVLLGASCLAG; encoded by the coding sequence GTGACCAAGCCGCCCTTCACGCACCTGCATGTCCATACCCAGTACTCGCTGCTGGACGGTGCGGCGCGGCTCAAGGACATGTTCAACGCGTGCAACGAGATGGGCATGACCCACATCGCCATGACCGACCATGGCAACCTCCACGGCGCGTACGACTTCTACCAGCAGGCGATGGGCGCGGGGGTCACCCCGATCATCGGCATCGAGGCGTATGTGGCCCCCGAGTCCCGGCGCTACAAGCGGCGGGTGCAGTGGGGCCAGCCGCACCAGAAGCGCGATGACGTCTCCGGCTCCGGTGGTTACACCCACAAGACCATCTGGGCGTCGAACAAGACCGGTCTGCACAACCTCTTCCGGCTCTCCTCGGACGCCTATATGGAGGGTTACTTCGTCAAGTGGCCGCGGATGGACAAGGAGACCATCGCCCAGTGGTCCGAGGGCCTGATCGCCTCCACCGGCTGCCCCTCGGGCGAGCTCCAGACCCGGCTGCGGCTCGGCCAGTTCGACGAGGCCCTCAAGGCCGCCTCCGAGTACCAGGACATCTTCGGCAAGGACCGGTACTTCCTGGAGCTGATGGACCACGGCATCGAGATCGAGCGCCGGGTGCGGGACGGGCTGCTGGAGATCGGCAAGAAGCTGGGCATCCCGCCTCTGGTCACCAATGACTCGCACTACACCTACTCCCGGGAGTCCGCGGCGCACGACGCGCTGCTGTGCGTCCAGACCGGCAAGAACCTCTCCGACCCGGACCGCTTCCGCTTCGACGGCACCGGCTACTACCTCAAGTCCACCGACGAGATGTACGCCATCGACTCCTCGGACGCCTGGCAGGAGGGGTGCCGCAACACCCTCCTGGTGGCCGAGCAGATCGACAACACCGGCTGGTTCGAGAAGCGCGACCTGATGCCGCGGTTCGACGTGCCCGAGGGGTACACCGAGGTCACCTGGTTTCAGGAGGAGGTCCGCAAGGGGATGGCCAAGCGCTTCCCCGGCGGCGTCCCCGAGGACCGGCAGAAGCTCGCCGAGTACGAGATGGACGTCATCATCCAGATGGGGTTCCCGGGCTACTTCCTCGTGGTCGCGGACTTCATCATGTGGGCCAAGAACAACGGCATCGCGGTGGGCCCCGGCCGAGGCTCCGCGGCCGGTTCGATCGTCTCGTACGCCCTGGGCATCACCGACCTCGATCCGGTCGAGCACGGGCTGATCTTCGAGCGGTTCCTCAACCCCGAGCGTGTGTCCATGCCCGATGTCGACATCGACTTCGACGAGCGCAGGCGCGGTGAGGTCATCCGGTACGTGACCGAGAAATACGGCGCCGACAAGGTCGCCCAGATCGGCACCTACGGCACCATCAAGGCCAAGAACGCCATCAAGGACTCCGCCCGCGTGCTCGGCTATCCGTACGCGATGGGCGACCGCATCACCAAGGCCATGCCCGCCGATGTCCTCGGCAAGGGCATCCCGCTCTCCGGCATCACCGACGAGAAGCACCCCCGCTACAGCGAGGCGGGCGAGGTGCGCGGGATGTACGAGAACGAGCCGGATGTGAAGAAGGTCATCGACACCGCGCGCGGAATCGAGGGCCTGGTCCGGCAGATGGGCGTGCACGCGGCCGGTGTGATCATGTCCAGCGAGACGGTCACCGACCATGTGCCCGTCTTCTCGCCGAAGAACGACGGCCAGGTCGTGACCCAGTGGGACTACCCCACCTGTGAGTCGCTCGGCCTGCTGAAGATGGACTTCCTGGGCCTGCGCAACCTCACCATCATGGACGACGCCGTCAAGATGGTGCGCGCCAACAAGGGCATCGACCTCAAGCTGCTCGATCTGTCCCTGGACGACCCCAAGACCTTCGAACTGCTCTGCCGCGGTGACACCCTGGGCGTCTTCCAGTTCGACGGCGGCCCCATGCGCTCCCTGCTGCGCATGATGAAGCCCGACCACTTCGAGGACATTTCCGCCGTCTCGGCCCTCTACCGGCCGGGCCCGATGGGCATGAACTCGCACATCAACTACGCGCTGCGGAAGAACGGCCAGCAGGAGATCACCCCGATCCACCCCGAGCTGGAGGAGCCGCTCAAGGAGGTCCTGGGCATCACCTACGGCCTCATCGTGTACCAGGAGCAGGTGCAGAAGGCCGCCCAGGTGCTCGCGGGCTACTCGCTCGGACAGGCCGACCTGCTGCGCCGCGCGATGGGCAAGAAGAAGCAGGAGGTCCTCGACAAGGAGTTCGTGCCCTTCCAGAAGGGCTGCCGTGAGCGCGGCTACTCCGACGAGGCCATCCAGGCGGTGTGGGACGTCCTGGTCCCGTTCGCCGGATACGCGTTCAACAAGGCGCACTCCTCCGCGTACGGCCTGGTCACCTACTGGACCGCGTACCTCAAGGCCAACTACCCCGCCGAGTACATGGCGGCGCTGCTCACCTCGGTCCGCGACGACAAGGACAAGTCGGCGGTCTATCTGAACGAATGCCGCCGCATGGGCATCAAGGTGCTGCCGCCGAACGTCAATGAGTCCGAGGCCAACTTCACCGCCCAGGGTGATGATGTGATCCTCTTCGGTCTCACGGCGGTCCGGAACGTCGGTCAGAACGTGGTGGAGGCGATCATCCGCGGCCGCAAGGCCAAGGGGAAGTACGCCTCGTTCCCGGACTACCTGGACAAGGTCGAGGCGGTCGTCTGCAACAAGCGCACCACCGAATCGCTGATCAAGGCGGGCGCCTTCGACGAGATGGGCCACACCCGTAAGGGGCTCATGGCGCACTACGAGGCCCTGATCGACAATGTGGTCGCCGTCAAGCGCAAGGAGGCCGAGGGGCAGTTCGACCTGTTCGGCGGCATGGGCGGCGACGGCGGGGACGGTGACGGGCCGGGCTTCGGGCTCGACGTCGAGTTCGCGGACGTCGAATGGGACAAGACCTATCTGCTGGCCCAGGAGCGGGAGATGCTGGGCCTGTATGTCTCCGACCATCCGCTGTTCGGCATCGAGCATGTGCTGAACGAGAAGGCGGATGCCGCGATCTCCGCGCTCACCGGCGGTGAGCACGCGGACGGCGCGATCGTCACCATCGGTGGCATCATCTCCGGCCTCCAGCGCAAGATGACCAAACAGGGCAACGCCTGGGCGATCGCCACCGTGGAGGACCTGGCCGGCTCCATCGAGTGCATGTTCTTCCCGGCCACCTATCAGCTGGTCTCCACCCAGCTGATCGAGGACGTGGTCGTCTTCGTCAAGGGGCGGCTGGACAAGCGCGAGGACGTGCCCCGGCTGGTCGCCATGGAGCTGATGGTTCCCGATCTGTCCGAGGCGGGCGCCGACGCGCCCGTGACGATCACCATTCCCACGGTCAAGGTCACCCCGCCGCTGGTCGAGAAGCTGGGCGAGGTGCTCACCCACCACCGCGGCTCCACCGAGGTGCGGATCAAGCTCCAGGGGGCGCGGAAGACCACCGTGCTGCGGCTCGACCGGCACCGCGTCACCGCCGACCCGGCGCTCTTCGGCGATCTCAAGGTGCTGTTGGGGGCGTCCTGCCTGGCCGGGTGA
- a CDS encoding alkaline phosphatase D family protein, producing the protein MTDLHISRRSAVTAAAAAAALLPLVPGPTATAASGPAFLHGVASGDPLPDGILLWTRITPAPDAVPGSGLGPAVEVTWEVAEDRDFRSVVAHGTVKAAADTDHTVKADVRGLRPATGYFYRFGVDGGVRSPVGRTRTAPAHDATTEGVRFGVVSCANWEAGWFSPYRHLAARTDLDAVLHLGDYIYEYKSGEYPAAKYVVRPHAPTHEIVTLADYRVRHGNYKTDPDAQALHAALPLIAIWDDHEFANDAWSGGAENHTPGTEGAWAQRVAAAKQAYFEWMPVRPSTQGTTYRRLRYGNLADLHLLDLRSFRSQQAATGSGDVDDPERTLTGRAQLDWLKSGLTASDTTWRLVGNSVMISPVAFGALPAELLGPLAELLGLPKGGLAINTDQWDGYTDDRRELLAHLTDHGIGNTVFLTGDIHMAWANDVPVKAATYPLSRSAATEFVVTSVTSDNLDDLLHVAPQTVSLAAAAAIRAANRHVKWVDMDSHGYGVLDVTPLRAQMDYYTISDRTDPHATSAWTRSYRTQAGSQKIERADAPVR; encoded by the coding sequence GTGACCGACCTCCACATATCGCGCCGAAGCGCCGTCACGGCCGCGGCGGCCGCCGCCGCCCTGCTGCCCCTCGTCCCGGGCCCCACCGCCACCGCCGCCTCCGGACCCGCCTTCCTGCACGGCGTCGCCTCGGGCGACCCGCTGCCCGACGGGATCCTGCTGTGGACCCGTATCACGCCCGCCCCCGACGCCGTGCCCGGCTCGGGGCTCGGCCCCGCCGTCGAGGTGACCTGGGAGGTCGCCGAGGACCGGGACTTCCGCTCGGTCGTCGCCCACGGCACCGTCAAGGCCGCCGCCGACACCGACCACACCGTCAAGGCCGATGTGCGCGGGCTGCGGCCCGCCACCGGCTACTTCTACCGCTTCGGCGTGGACGGCGGCGTCCGCTCCCCCGTGGGGCGCACCCGTACCGCCCCCGCCCACGACGCCACGACCGAGGGGGTGCGCTTCGGCGTGGTCTCCTGCGCCAACTGGGAGGCGGGCTGGTTCTCCCCGTACCGCCATCTGGCCGCCCGCACCGACCTGGACGCGGTGCTCCATCTGGGCGACTACATCTACGAGTACAAGAGCGGCGAGTACCCGGCGGCCAAGTACGTCGTCCGCCCGCACGCCCCCACCCACGAGATCGTCACGCTCGCCGACTACCGCGTCCGGCACGGGAACTACAAGACCGACCCCGACGCCCAGGCGCTGCACGCCGCGCTCCCCCTCATCGCGATCTGGGACGACCACGAGTTCGCCAACGACGCCTGGTCCGGCGGGGCGGAGAACCACACGCCCGGCACCGAGGGGGCGTGGGCCCAGCGGGTGGCCGCCGCCAAGCAGGCGTACTTCGAGTGGATGCCGGTGCGCCCCTCCACCCAGGGCACCACCTACCGGCGGCTGCGCTACGGCAACCTCGCCGATCTTCACCTGCTCGACCTGCGCTCGTTCCGCTCCCAGCAGGCGGCCACCGGCAGCGGGGACGTGGACGACCCGGAGCGCACCCTGACCGGGCGCGCCCAGCTCGACTGGCTGAAGTCGGGCCTGACCGCCTCGGACACCACCTGGCGGCTGGTGGGCAACTCGGTGATGATCTCACCGGTCGCCTTCGGGGCCCTCCCCGCCGAGCTGCTGGGCCCGCTGGCCGAGCTGCTGGGGCTGCCCAAGGGCGGGCTGGCCATCAACACCGACCAGTGGGACGGCTATACGGACGACCGGCGCGAGCTGCTCGCCCACCTCACCGACCACGGGATCGGCAACACGGTCTTCCTCACCGGTGACATCCATATGGCGTGGGCCAACGACGTACCGGTGAAGGCCGCCACCTATCCGCTCTCCCGGTCGGCCGCGACCGAGTTCGTGGTGACCTCGGTGACCTCCGACAATCTCGACGATCTGCTGCATGTGGCGCCACAGACGGTGTCCCTGGCGGCGGCCGCCGCGATCAGGGCCGCCAACCGCCATGTGAAGTGGGTGGACATGGACTCGCACGGCTACGGCGTGCTCGACGTCACCCCGCTGCGGGCCCAGATGGACTACTACACCATCTCCGACCGGACCGATCCGCACGCCACGAGCGCCTGGACGCGGTCGTACCGCACCCAGGCGGGCAGCCAGAAGATCGAGCGGGCCGACGCGCCCGTGCGCTGA
- a CDS encoding thioredoxin domain-containing protein — translation MSNRNSQQNKQAARERLRAERERQAKKDRMRRQLFVGGAVVAVLAIAGGIGYAVTNMNSDNPNQKWRAAAEKKTFAKPANATGPQGTTIVIGDKKAKNTLHVYEDMRCPVCAQFEKYTGPTVLKDIKDGTYKAQFTMGTFLDDNKQQPGAGSKNALSALGAALNVSPQAFLDYKEALYAPKNHPKETDDAFANDQKLIDVAQQVKELKGNTAFEKAVKNGTYDRWALAMSKTFNDTKDITGTPSFKLNGKKLQVGENPPMTPDQFTPLVKQELKK, via the coding sequence ATGAGCAACCGCAACAGCCAGCAGAACAAGCAGGCCGCGCGCGAACGGCTGCGTGCCGAGCGCGAGCGCCAGGCCAAGAAGGACCGGATGCGGCGCCAGCTGTTCGTCGGCGGCGCGGTCGTCGCGGTCCTCGCGATAGCCGGCGGCATCGGCTACGCCGTCACCAACATGAACTCGGACAACCCCAACCAGAAGTGGCGGGCGGCGGCCGAGAAGAAGACGTTCGCCAAGCCCGCCAACGCCACCGGCCCCCAGGGCACGACGATCGTCATCGGTGACAAGAAGGCCAAGAACACCCTGCACGTCTACGAGGACATGCGCTGCCCGGTCTGTGCCCAGTTCGAGAAGTACACCGGCCCGACCGTGCTCAAGGACATCAAGGACGGCACCTACAAGGCGCAGTTCACCATGGGCACCTTCCTCGACGACAACAAGCAGCAGCCCGGCGCCGGCTCGAAGAACGCGCTGAGCGCGCTCGGCGCGGCCCTCAATGTCAGCCCACAGGCGTTCCTGGACTACAAGGAAGCGCTGTACGCGCCGAAGAACCACCCGAAGGAGACCGATGACGCCTTCGCGAACGACCAGAAGCTGATCGACGTCGCCCAGCAGGTCAAGGAGCTGAAGGGCAACACGGCCTTCGAGAAGGCCGTGAAGAACGGCACCTACGACCGGTGGGCGCTGGCCATGTCCAAGACGTTCAACGACACCAAGGACATCACCGGCACCCCGTCCTTCAAGCTGAACGGGAAGAAGCTCCAGGTGGGCGAGAACCCGCCGATGACCCCGGACCAGTTCACCCCGCTCGTCAAGCAGGAGCTCAAGAAGTAA